A section of the Triticum dicoccoides isolate Atlit2015 ecotype Zavitan chromosome 7A, WEW_v2.0, whole genome shotgun sequence genome encodes:
- the LOC119332178 gene encoding endoglucanase 21-like, whose product MATRIKMLLSLAICAVLALVHLPFTTAGGGEVAAPFEYKKALHSSLLYFEAQRSGRLPHNQRVKWRGHSGLADGLQQGVDLVGGYYDAGDNVKFGLPMAFTVTMLSWSAMEFADDITAAGEWRHVLEAIKWGTDYFVKAHTEPYVLWAEVGDGDTDHYCWQRPEDMTTSRQAYKVDRDNPGSDLVGETAAALAAASMVFRRSNPHYAQVLLHHAEQLFEFGDKYRGKYDSSIGEAYSYYASVSGYGDEILWAALWLHRATGKASYLDYAVDMADEFGGTTWAITEFSWDVKYAGLQILATKVLLEGKHPEYKATLEKYLPACLNKERRRLFVAKAEHYLCACLNKNGDAGNVNRTAGGMLFVRQWNNMQYVTNAAFLLTVYSRYLTSAGQEPPVLQCPDGPAHADELRSLARAQTDYVLGANPAGVSYLVGFIGCMQGYDNWFLRRGANPNVVIGAIVGGPDHLDRFRDRRDNYMQTEACTYNTAPMVGIFAHLHGKTAIMKKS is encoded by the exons ATGGCGACAAGAATCAAAATGCTCTTGTCTCTTGCCATCTGTGCCGTGCTCGCACTCGTGCACCTTCCGTTCACCACGgctggcggcggcgaggtggcggcgccatTTGAGTACAAGAAGGCGCTCCACAGCAGCCTCCTCTACTTCGAGGCACAGCGATCGGGCCGCCTGCCGCACAACCAGCGCGTCAAGTGGCGCGGCCACTCTGGCCTCGCCGACGGCCTACAGCAGGGCGTGGACCTCGTGGGCGGGTACTATGACGCCGGCGACAACGTCAAGTTCGGCCTGCCGATGGCGTTCacggtcaccatgctgtcgtggagCGCCATGGAGTTCGCGGACGACATCACTGCCGCCGGCGAGTGGCGGCACGTGCTGGAGGCCATTAAGTGGGGCACCGACTACTTCGTCAAGGCGCACACCGAGCCGTACGTGCTCTGGGCCGAGGTTGGCGACGGCGACACCGACCACTACTGCTGGCAGCGGCCCGAGGACATGACCACGTCGCGGCAGGCCTACAAGGTCGACCGCGACAACCCTGGCTCAGACCTCGTCGGCGAGACCGCCGCCGCGCTGGCCGCCGCCTCCATGGTGTTCCGCCGCTCCAACCCCCACTACGCACAAGTTCTCCTCCACCACGCCGAGCAG CTGTTCGAGTTCGGGGACAAATACAGGGGAAAGTACGACAGTAGCATCGGCGAGGCGTATAGCTACTACGCGTCGGTGAGCGGGTACGGCGACGAGATCCTTTGGGCGGCGCTGTGGCTGCACCGGGCGACGGGGAAGGCGAGCTACCTGGACTACGCCGTGGACATGGCCGACGAGTTCGGCGGCACCACCTGGGCCATCACGGAGTTCAGCTGGGACGTCAAGTACGCCGGCCTCCAGATCCTCGCCACCAAG GTGCTGCTGGAAGGGAAGCACCCGGAATACAAGGCGACGCTGGAGAAATACCTTCCAGCTTGCCTCAACAAAGAACGGCGACGCCTCTTTGTTGCCAAGGCGGAGCACTACCTCTGCGCCTGCCTCAACAAGAACGGCGACGCCGGCAACGTCAACCGCACCGCCGGCGGCATGCTCTTCGTCCGGCAGTGGAACAACATGCAGTACGTCACCAACGCCGCCTTCCTCCTCACGGTCTACTCCCGCTACCTCACCTCCGCGGGCCAGGAGCCGCCGGTGCTGCAGTGCCCCGACGGGCCGGCACACGCCGACGAGCTGCGGTCCCTGGCACGAGCGCAGACCGACTACGTCCTCGGCGCGAACCCTGCCGGCGTGAGCTACTTGGTCGG GTTCATCGGGTGCATGCAGGGGTACGACAACTGGTTCCTCCGGAGGGGGGCGAACCCAAACGTGGTCATCGGCGCCATCGTCGGCGGGCCGGACCACCTCGACCGGTTCAGGGACAGGCGCGACAACTACATGCAAACGGAGGCGTGCACGTACAACACCGCGCCCATGGTTGGCATCTTCGCACACTTGCACGGCAAAACGGCCATCATGAAGAAAAGCTGA
- the LOC119331438 gene encoding endoglucanase 22-like → MATRIKMLLSLAICAVLALVHLPFTTAGGGEVAAPFDYKKALHSSLLYFEAQRSGRLPHNQRVKWRGHSGLADGLQQGVDLVGGYYDAGDNVKFGLPMAFTVTMLSWSAMEFADDITAAGEWRHVLEAIKWGTDYFVKAHTEPYVLWAEVGDGDTDHYCWQRPEDMTTSRQAYNVNRTAGGMLFVRQWNNMQYVTNAAFLLTVYSRYLTSAGQEPPVLQCPDGPAHADELRSLARAQTDYVLGANPAGVSYLVGYGQRLPRRMHHRGASIVSHRGDGRFIGCMQGYDNWFLRRGANPNVVIGAIVGGPDHLDRFRDRRDNYMQTEACTYNTAPMVGIFAHLHGETAIMKKS, encoded by the coding sequence ATGGCGACAAGAATCAAAATGCTCTTGTCTCTTGCCATCTGTGCCGTGCTCGCACTCGTGCACCTTCCGTTCACCACGgctggcggcggcgaggtggcggcgccatTTGACTACAAGAAGGCGCTCCACAGCAGCCTCCTCTACTTCGAGGCACAGCGATCGGGCCGCCTGCCGCACAACCAGCGCGTCAAGTGGCGCGGCCACTCTGGCCTCGCCGACGGCCTACAGCAGGGCGTGGACCTCGTGGGCGGGTACTATGACGCCGGCGACAACGTCAAGTTCGGCCTGCCGATGGCGTTCacggtcaccatgctgtcgtggagCGCCATGGAGTTCGCGGACGACATCACTGCCGCCGGCGAGTGGCGGCACGTGCTGGAGGCCATTAAGTGGGGCACCGACTACTTCGTCAAGGCGCACACCGAGCCGTACGTGCTCTGGGCCGAGGTTGGCGACGGCGACACCGACCACTACTGCTGGCAGCGGCCCGAGGACATGACCACGTCGCGGCAGGCCTACAACGTCAACCGCACCGCCGGCGGCATGCTCTTCGTCCGGCAGTGGAACAACATGCAGTACGTCACCAACGCCGCCTTCCTCCTCACGGTCTACTCCCGCTACCTCACCTCCGCGGGCCAGGAGCCGCCGGTGCTGCAGTGCCCCGACGGGCCGGCACACGCCGACGAGCTGCGGTCCCTGGCACGAGCGCAGACCGACTACGTCCTCGGCGCGAACCCTGCCGGCGTGAGCTACTTGGTCGGGTACGGCCAGCGGCTCCCGCGGCGGATGCACCACCGTGGCGCGTCCATCGTGTCCCACCGCGGCGACGGCAGGTTCATCGGGTGCATGCAGGGGTACGACAACTGGTTCCTCCGGAGGGGGGCGAACCCAAACGTGGTCATCGGCGCCATCGTCGGCGGGCCGGACCACCTCGACCGGTTCAGGGACAGGCGCGACAACTACATGCAAACGGAGGCGTGCACGTACAACACCGCGCCCATGGTTGGCATCTTCGCACACTTGCACGGCGAAACGGCCATCATGAAGAAAAGCTGA